The following coding sequences are from one uncultured Bacteroides sp. window:
- a CDS encoding nucleoside deaminase — MTKEELMRKAIELSKENIENGGGPFGAVIAKDGKIIATGVNRVTASCDPTAHAEVSAIRSATKQLDTFDLSGYEIYTSCEPCPMCLGAIYWARLDKMYYANNKTDAKNIGFDDSFIYDELELKPSDRKLPSEVLLSNEAIKAFEAWAQKDDKIEY, encoded by the coding sequence ATGACAAAAGAAGAATTGATGAGGAAAGCAATCGAGCTTTCTAAAGAAAATATTGAAAACGGTGGTGGACCATTCGGGGCAGTGATAGCAAAAGACGGAAAGATTATAGCCACAGGAGTCAATCGTGTAACTGCATCATGTGACCCCACAGCCCATGCCGAAGTAAGTGCTATACGCTCTGCAACCAAACAATTGGATACTTTTGATTTAAGCGGATATGAAATATACACTTCGTGTGAGCCCTGTCCCATGTGTTTAGGAGCTATTTACTGGGCACGTTTAGATAAAATGTACTATGCTAACAACAAAACAGATGCTAAGAACATTGGTTTTGACGATTCATTCATCTATGACGAATTGGAACTTAAACCTTCCGATAGAAAATTACCATCTGAAGTATTACTAAGCAACGAAGCTATCAAAGCTTTTGAAGCGTGGGCACAGAAAGATGATAAAATAGAATATTAA
- a CDS encoding glucosamine-6-phosphate deaminase, which produces MKTNLSSQITLNRVSPRYYRPENAFEKSVLTRFEKIPTDIYESIEEGAKQVAAEIASVIREKQKNGRFCVLALTGGSSPRNVYNELVRLHKEDQLSFRNVIVFNLYEYYPLAPDAINSNFNALKEMLLNHVDIDKQNIFTPDGTIAKDTILEYCRLYEQRIESFGGIDIVLLGIGRVGNIAFNEPGSRLNSATRLILLDNASRDEAAKSFGSIESTPISSITMGVSTILAAKRIILTAWGEDKASMIKECVEGAVTDTIPASYLQTHNNAQIAIDLSAAANLTRIHHPWLVTSCEWNDKLIRSAIVWLCSLTGKPILKLTNKDYNENGLSELLALYGSAYNVNIKIFNDLQHTITGWPGGKPNADDTYRPERAKPFPKRVVVFSPHPDDDVISMGGTIRRLVEQKHEVHVAYETSGNIAVGDEEVIRFLHFINGFNQLFVNSEDKIISEKYAEIRDFLKGKKDGDIDTRDILTIKGLIRRGEARTACTYNNIPLNRCHFLDLPFYETGRIQKGPISEADIDIVRKLLQEVKPHQIFVAGDLADPHGTHRVCTDAVFAAIDLEKEEGAKWLKDCRIWMYRGAWAEWEIENIEMAVPISPEELRAKRNSILKHQSQMESAPFMGNDERLFWQRSEERNRGTAALYDSLGLASYEAMEAFVEYLPL; this is translated from the coding sequence ATGAAGACAAATCTTAGTTCTCAAATCACTCTCAATAGGGTCTCCCCCAGATACTACAGACCAGAGAATGCATTTGAGAAATCGGTATTAACCCGATTTGAAAAAATTCCTACTGACATTTACGAATCCATAGAAGAAGGTGCTAAACAAGTTGCAGCGGAAATAGCATCAGTTATTCGCGAGAAACAAAAAAACGGTCGTTTTTGTGTATTAGCACTAACCGGAGGAAGTTCTCCACGCAATGTTTACAATGAACTCGTTCGCTTGCATAAAGAAGATCAACTAAGCTTCCGCAATGTTATAGTATTCAACCTATATGAATACTATCCTTTAGCCCCAGATGCAATAAACAGTAACTTTAATGCATTAAAAGAAATGCTTCTGAACCATGTTGATATTGACAAGCAGAACATTTTCACCCCAGACGGTACTATAGCCAAAGATACGATCTTGGAATATTGTCGTCTTTACGAGCAGCGCATCGAAAGTTTTGGTGGAATTGACATTGTGTTATTGGGTATCGGACGTGTAGGAAATATTGCATTCAATGAACCGGGGTCTCGCTTAAATTCTGCAACTCGTTTGATTCTTCTCGATAATGCGTCACGTGATGAGGCTGCTAAAAGCTTTGGTAGTATAGAAAGCACTCCTATCAGTTCTATCACGATGGGTGTATCAACCATTTTAGCAGCAAAAAGGATTATTCTTACAGCTTGGGGCGAAGATAAAGCCAGCATGATTAAAGAATGTGTAGAAGGAGCTGTCACAGATACTATCCCCGCATCTTATCTCCAAACTCACAACAATGCTCAGATAGCTATAGATTTATCGGCTGCTGCTAATCTAACCCGCATTCATCATCCTTGGTTAGTAACTTCTTGTGAATGGAATGATAAACTAATCCGAAGTGCTATTGTTTGGCTTTGTTCACTCACAGGTAAGCCTATTCTAAAACTAACGAATAAAGATTATAATGAAAATGGATTGAGTGAACTACTTGCTCTCTACGGATCAGCATACAACGTAAACATTAAAATATTCAACGATTTACAACATACCATCACAGGATGGCCGGGAGGAAAGCCAAATGCTGACGATACCTATCGTCCGGAACGAGCTAAACCCTTCCCAAAACGTGTCGTTGTCTTCTCTCCTCACCCGGATGATGATGTTATTTCTATGGGAGGAACGATCAGGCGTCTTGTGGAGCAAAAACATGAAGTACATGTTGCCTATGAAACCTCTGGAAACATTGCCGTAGGAGATGAAGAAGTTATACGCTTTCTTCATTTTATCAACGGTTTTAATCAACTTTTCGTAAATAGTGAAGACAAGATTATAAGCGAAAAATATGCTGAGATTCGTGATTTCTTAAAAGGTAAGAAAGATGGAGATATAGATACGCGAGATATCCTCACGATAAAAGGATTAATTAGGCGTGGAGAAGCACGTACTGCTTGTACGTACAACAACATACCTCTTAATCGTTGCCACTTTCTAGACTTACCTTTCTACGAAACAGGAAGGATACAGAAAGGGCCAATTAGTGAAGCAGATATAGATATTGTTCGTAAGCTATTGCAAGAGGTAAAACCTCACCAGATATTTGTTGCAGGAGATTTAGCTGATCCTCACGGAACCCACCGTGTTTGTACCGATGCCGTATTTGCCGCTATTGATCTTGAAAAAGAAGAAGGAGCTAAATGGTTGAAAGATTGCCGCATCTGGATGTATCGAGGTGCATGGGCCGAATGGGAAATTGAAAATATTGAAATGGCTGTTCCCATTAGTCCTGAAGAGCTTCGTGCCAAACGAAATTCTATATTGAAGCATCAATCACAAATGGAAAGCGCCCCATTCATGGGCAATGACGAACGTCTGTTCTGGCAACGCAGTGAAGAACGTAATCGCGGGACGGCAGCCTTATACGATAGCTTGGGGTTAGCTTCTTATGAAGCTATGGAAGCTTTTGTTGAATACCTCCCACTCTAA
- a CDS encoding sigma-70 family RNA polymerase sigma factor, with translation MELKQFKIAVLPLRGKLLNYARKLTDDTSDAEDVVQEVMIKLWNIRQKLDQYKSIEALAVKITHNLCMDMWRSKKPTSLPLDQVQKASEGLAPDHLIEGKDEFRIINEIINSLPTLQQTIIRMKDVEEYEADEIAEITGCSPEAIRSNLSRARKKVRDIYLSLKTNV, from the coding sequence ATGGAACTCAAACAGTTTAAAATAGCAGTTCTCCCGCTTCGAGGCAAATTACTAAATTATGCCCGAAAGCTGACTGACGATACTTCTGATGCGGAAGACGTAGTGCAAGAAGTGATGATAAAACTATGGAATATCAGGCAAAAACTTGACCAATATAAAAGCATAGAGGCATTAGCCGTAAAAATAACTCATAATCTCTGCATGGACATGTGGAGAAGTAAGAAGCCTACATCTTTACCTCTTGATCAAGTACAAAAGGCGAGCGAAGGTTTGGCACCTGACCATTTAATTGAAGGAAAAGATGAATTTCGAATAATCAATGAGATCATCAATTCATTACCGACTTTGCAGCAAACCATTATTCGAATGAAAGATGTAGAAGAATATGAAGCCGATGAAATAGCCGAAATAACAGGATGCAGCCCCGAAGCCATTCGCAGCAATTTGTCAAGAGCACGAAAAAAAGTAAGAGATATTTATTTAAGCTTAAAAACAAATGTCTAA
- a CDS encoding amidohydrolase, protein MYSEKLKISLLQTNIVWQNKQENLRLLREKMETLHGETDILVLPEMFSTGFSMESHSLGEPLNGETITTLQSLATKHNIAITGSYIACEDSHYYNRAFFLTPENQNYYYDKRHLFRMGGEFDSFSAGNKRLIIPYRGWNICLLVCYDLRFPVWSRNKGNEYDLLIYVANWPASRRSVWDTLLKARTLENMSYVCGVNRVGIDGTKVKYDGGSTLYSPKGEILASIPDHKESLYTQEISLITLQEFRSKFPAWKDADSFFIQE, encoded by the coding sequence ATGTATTCCGAAAAACTAAAAATTTCATTATTACAAACAAATATTGTTTGGCAAAATAAACAAGAGAATCTTCGTCTCCTCCGTGAAAAGATGGAAACACTTCACGGAGAGACGGACATCCTTGTATTACCCGAAATGTTCTCTACCGGATTTTCTATGGAAAGCCACTCTTTAGGAGAGCCTTTAAATGGAGAGACAATTACCACCTTACAATCTCTTGCTACAAAACACAATATAGCTATTACAGGTAGCTATATCGCTTGCGAAGATTCGCATTATTACAACCGTGCCTTTTTCCTCACCCCTGAAAATCAAAATTATTATTACGACAAGAGACACTTATTCCGCATGGGCGGTGAATTCGATTCATTTTCCGCTGGCAATAAACGATTAATCATTCCCTATCGGGGATGGAATATTTGCCTCTTAGTTTGCTACGATCTTCGTTTTCCTGTATGGAGTAGAAACAAAGGGAATGAATATGATTTGCTAATCTATGTGGCCAATTGGCCAGCTTCCCGTCGCAGTGTATGGGATACCTTACTTAAAGCCAGAACCTTAGAAAACATGAGTTATGTATGTGGCGTAAATCGAGTTGGCATAGACGGTACTAAAGTTAAATATGACGGTGGTAGTACTCTTTATTCGCCCAAAGGCGAAATACTTGCCAGTATACCCGACCATAAAGAATCTCTATACACACAAGAAATAAGCCTCATCACTCTACAAGAATTCCGATCAAAATTCCCTGCATGGAAAGACGCTGATAGCTTCTTTATTCAAGAATAA
- a CDS encoding DUF6108 family protein: MNKPIRIIFIILLMGISTSLYAQQGLQIASVFQKYSKHKGVTMVELSNEMLETYEMTLYKSISFKNAGKAMPLILRCLEIDKKKAKKVKEVILDGEIQSGYYQLPAIKEDINRFILFKTSKKGNATLIYIEGELDADDLVTMLFMKKN; encoded by the coding sequence ATGAATAAACCGATTCGCATCATATTTATAATCCTTTTAATGGGTATAAGCACTAGCCTATATGCTCAACAAGGATTACAAATAGCTTCTGTATTTCAAAAATACAGCAAGCACAAAGGGGTAACTATGGTAGAATTATCTAACGAAATGTTAGAAACTTACGAGATGACTCTCTATAAAAGCATTAGTTTCAAAAATGCAGGAAAAGCAATGCCGCTAATTCTACGGTGTTTAGAAATAGATAAAAAAAAGGCGAAAAAAGTGAAAGAAGTTATTTTAGACGGAGAAATTCAATCTGGCTATTATCAGCTACCAGCAATAAAAGAAGATATTAATCGCTTTATTCTATTTAAAACTAGTAAAAAAGGAAACGCCACTCTTATCTACATTGAAGGAGAATTAGATGCTGATGACTTGGTCACTATGCTATTTATGAAAAAAAATTAA
- a CDS encoding Gfo/Idh/MocA family oxidoreductase, which yields MDDKIVKWGFIGCGNVTEQKSGPAFEKVEQSKVVAIMSRDADKAKTYAQKRGIKKWYDDAQELIDDKEVNAIYIATPPSSHATYAIMAMKAGKPVYIEKPMAVTYEECTRINRISRETGVPCFVAYYRRYMPYFLKVKELVCNGTIGNIINVQVRFAHPPFNFDYSKDNLPWRLQPDISGGGYFYDLAPHQIDLLQDIFGCILEAKGYKSNRGGLYEVEDSLSACFQFDSGLVGSGSWCFVAHESAKEDRIEVIGDQGMICFSMFTYDPIALHTKQGREEIQITNPEHVQQPLIQAVVNHLLGKSTCACNGESATTTNWVMDKILGKL from the coding sequence ATGGATGATAAAATAGTTAAATGGGGATTTATTGGGTGCGGTAACGTAACCGAGCAAAAAAGTGGTCCAGCATTTGAAAAAGTAGAGCAATCTAAGGTGGTAGCTATTATGAGCAGAGACGCTGACAAAGCAAAAACTTATGCTCAAAAAAGAGGTATAAAAAAATGGTATGATGATGCACAAGAATTAATCGATGATAAAGAGGTCAATGCAATTTATATTGCTACTCCTCCTTCTTCTCATGCCACTTATGCCATTATGGCAATGAAAGCTGGCAAGCCTGTTTATATAGAAAAACCTATGGCTGTGACTTACGAAGAATGTACCCGTATTAACCGTATATCAAGAGAAACAGGTGTACCTTGTTTTGTCGCCTACTATCGACGATACATGCCTTACTTTCTCAAAGTGAAAGAATTAGTATGTAATGGTACTATTGGTAACATTATAAATGTCCAAGTTCGTTTTGCTCACCCTCCTTTTAATTTCGATTATAGCAAAGACAACCTCCCCTGGCGCTTGCAACCAGATATATCAGGAGGTGGATATTTTTATGACCTTGCACCTCACCAAATAGACTTATTACAAGATATTTTTGGTTGTATTCTTGAAGCTAAAGGATACAAAAGTAATCGAGGTGGATTATATGAAGTAGAAGATAGTTTAAGCGCATGCTTTCAGTTCGATTCAGGATTGGTCGGCTCAGGTTCATGGTGCTTCGTAGCCCATGAATCAGCAAAAGAAGATCGCATAGAAGTCATAGGAGACCAGGGAATGATATGCTTTTCAATGTTTACCTATGACCCAATAGCTCTACATACCAAACAAGGACGCGAAGAAATACAGATAACCAATCCAGAGCATGTTCAACAACCTCTAATTCAAGCTGTAGTAAATCACTTGCTAGGTAAATCAACCTGCGCTTGTAATGGGGAGAGTGCTACCACCACCAATTGGGTAATGGACAAGATACTAGGCAAATTATAA
- a CDS encoding TonB-dependent receptor, which produces MKKIMTLASLALLLGTSVGAQTLYDAAKFTDKDLNGTARFVGMGGAMGALGGDISTIGTNPAGIGIYRSNDVMGTMSYSSTGTESSYGGMSVNSDRNRVTFDNLGVVFSTKVGNETPLRYVNFGFNYHRSKSFYKNMSMEGLINLGPGKEVLSQVNQMAYLANQSYNYVLDNYKESLNFMSNDIFTDPAASWLGALGVQGRIVNQEAEGFKSFVANAPYAKFHSKESGGVDQYDFNVALNFSDRIYLGLTVGAYDVNYRKYSIYDEDYGSGARYNLQSWNHVSGSGFDFKLGAIFRPFEYSPLRIGLAVHTPTFYQLTLDTSARLESDVFLGEDATITATDVDTYYALNNRDMSRDFDLRTPWKYNFSLGYTVGNNLALGAEYEFQDYSTMKFRDSDYGSSVFGHENATIKSMTKGVNTFRIGAEYKIIPEFAFRLGYNYISTAFKNDAYKNLPYNSINTDTDFANADATNNYTIGIGYRGSIFYTDLAYQYSTHKENFYAFDEIYLNATKVTNTRSQVLLTLGMRF; this is translated from the coding sequence ATGAAAAAGATAATGACTCTGGCATCTTTGGCTCTTTTGCTGGGTACGAGTGTTGGCGCACAGACTCTTTATGATGCCGCTAAATTTACAGATAAGGATTTGAATGGTACGGCTCGCTTTGTGGGTATGGGAGGCGCCATGGGAGCCTTAGGAGGTGATATCTCTACTATTGGAACTAATCCTGCGGGTATAGGTATTTATCGAAGTAATGATGTAATGGGAACAATGAGTTACTCATCAACGGGAACAGAAAGCTCTTATGGTGGAATGAGTGTTAACTCTGATAGAAACCGTGTCACATTTGATAATCTAGGAGTTGTTTTTTCAACTAAAGTGGGAAATGAAACTCCTTTGAGATATGTGAACTTTGGGTTTAACTATCATCGTTCAAAATCGTTTTATAAAAATATGTCGATGGAAGGTTTAATAAATCTGGGTCCTGGCAAGGAAGTATTATCTCAAGTTAATCAAATGGCCTATTTGGCAAACCAATCATATAATTATGTTTTGGATAATTATAAAGAATCTCTTAATTTTATGTCTAATGATATATTTACTGATCCTGCTGCGAGTTGGCTTGGAGCTTTAGGTGTTCAAGGAAGAATTGTAAATCAAGAGGCTGAAGGGTTTAAAAGTTTTGTGGCTAATGCTCCTTATGCAAAGTTTCATTCGAAAGAATCAGGTGGTGTTGATCAATATGATTTTAATGTAGCACTTAATTTCAGTGATCGTATCTATTTGGGTTTAACTGTTGGCGCTTATGATGTGAATTATCGTAAATACTCTATATATGATGAGGATTATGGTAGTGGTGCTAGATATAATTTGCAGAGTTGGAATCATGTAAGTGGCTCAGGATTTGATTTCAAATTAGGTGCTATTTTCAGACCTTTTGAGTATTCGCCATTGCGTATAGGGCTTGCAGTACATACACCTACTTTTTACCAACTGACATTAGATACTAGTGCTCGTTTAGAATCGGATGTTTTTCTTGGAGAAGATGCAACGATAACAGCTACAGATGTTGATACATATTATGCTTTGAATAACAGAGATATGTCTCGAGACTTTGATTTGCGTACTCCTTGGAAGTATAATTTTAGTTTAGGTTATACTGTTGGCAACAACTTGGCTCTTGGAGCTGAATATGAATTCCAAGATTACTCTACAATGAAATTTCGTGATTCTGATTACGGCAGTTCTGTTTTTGGCCATGAGAATGCTACTATTAAGTCTATGACCAAAGGCGTTAATACATTTCGTATTGGTGCTGAGTATAAAATTATTCCGGAGTTTGCATTCCGTTTAGGATATAATTATATTTCTACAGCATTTAAGAATGATGCTTATAAGAATCTACCTTATAATTCAATAAATACAGATACAGATTTTGCAAATGCTGATGCTACTAATAATTATACGATAGGTATTGGTTATCGTGGATCAATATTCTACACTGATTTAGCTTATCAGTATAGTACACATAAGGAAAATTTCTATGCTTTCGACGAAATATATCTTAATGCGACGAAAGTAACGAATACAAGAAGTCAGGTATTATTGACCTTAGGAATGAGGTTTTAG
- a CDS encoding diphosphate--fructose-6-phosphate 1-phosphotransferase → MTKSALQIARAAYEPKLPKALKGAVKVAEGPATQSVADQEAIKKLFPNTYGMPLIQFTEATESLAFPSTNVGVILSGGQAPGGHNVISGLFDGIKKLNADSKLYGFILGPGGLVDHNYMELTADIIDEYRNTGGFDIIGSGRTKLETEEQFEKGYEVLKQLGIKALVIIGGDDSNTNACVLAEYYAAKKSGIQVIGCPKTIDGDLKNEMIETSFGFDTACKVYSEVIGNIQRDCNSARKYWHFIKLMGRSASHIALECALQVQPNVCIVSEEVEAKDMSLDDVVTYIAQIVANRAAQGNNFGTVLIPEGLIEFIPAMKRLIAELNDFLATNAEEFSHIKKSHQRDYIISKLSKPNADIYASLPEGVARQLTLDRDPHGNVQVSLIETEKLLSEMVGTKLSQWKAEGKFVGKFSALHHFFGYEGRCAAPSNYDADYCYSLGYTASMLIANGKTGYMSSVRNTTAPAADWISGGVPITMMMNMERRHGEMKPVIQKALVKLEGAPFKAFVAQRDKWAIETAYVYPGPIQYFGPTEVCDQPTKTLQLEQAK, encoded by the coding sequence ATGACTAAAAGTGCATTGCAAATTGCGAGGGCTGCGTATGAGCCTAAGCTTCCTAAAGCTTTGAAAGGAGCCGTGAAAGTAGCTGAAGGTCCGGCAACTCAATCTGTAGCTGATCAGGAGGCTATTAAGAAGTTATTTCCTAATACATATGGGATGCCATTGATTCAGTTTACAGAGGCAACAGAATCTTTAGCTTTTCCGTCTACTAATGTTGGTGTAATTCTTTCTGGTGGACAAGCACCCGGTGGGCATAATGTTATTTCAGGTTTGTTTGATGGAATTAAAAAATTGAACGCTGATAGCAAACTTTATGGCTTTATTTTAGGTCCTGGTGGATTGGTTGATCATAACTATATGGAACTAACTGCTGATATTATTGATGAATATCGTAACACCGGAGGTTTTGATATTATTGGTTCAGGGCGTACCAAACTAGAGACTGAAGAACAGTTTGAAAAAGGCTATGAGGTTTTGAAACAATTGGGTATTAAGGCTCTTGTTATAATTGGAGGAGATGATTCAAACACTAATGCTTGTGTTTTGGCTGAATATTATGCTGCTAAAAAATCAGGTATCCAAGTAATTGGTTGTCCTAAAACAATTGATGGGGACTTGAAGAATGAGATGATTGAGACTTCTTTTGGATTTGATACAGCTTGTAAGGTCTATTCAGAAGTGATTGGTAATATTCAACGAGATTGCAACTCTGCCCGTAAATATTGGCATTTTATTAAGCTGATGGGACGCTCTGCTTCACATATTGCATTAGAATGTGCATTACAGGTGCAGCCGAATGTTTGTATAGTATCTGAAGAAGTGGAAGCTAAGGATATGTCATTAGATGATGTTGTTACTTACATTGCGCAAATTGTTGCAAACAGAGCTGCGCAAGGCAATAATTTCGGTACGGTGTTAATTCCTGAGGGTTTGATAGAATTTATTCCAGCAATGAAACGATTGATTGCTGAACTAAATGATTTCTTAGCTACCAATGCGGAAGAATTCTCTCATATTAAGAAGTCACATCAACGTGATTACATTATTTCTAAACTTTCTAAGCCAAATGCGGACATTTATGCTAGTTTACCTGAAGGGGTAGCTCGTCAGTTGACTTTAGATAGAGATCCTCATGGTAATGTACAAGTTTCATTGATTGAAACGGAGAAACTGCTTTCTGAAATGGTAGGGACTAAACTTTCACAATGGAAAGCTGAAGGGAAATTTGTTGGTAAATTCTCTGCTTTGCATCATTTCTTTGGTTATGAAGGAAGATGTGCAGCTCCTTCAAATTATGATGCTGACTATTGCTACTCTTTGGGATACACAGCTTCAATGTTGATAGCTAATGGTAAGACTGGCTATATGTCATCTGTACGCAACACTACAGCTCCTGCTGCGGATTGGATTTCGGGAGGTGTTCCAATTACAATGATGATGAATATGGAACGTCGTCATGGAGAAATGAAGCCTGTAATACAGAAAGCTTTGGTGAAACTAGAAGGAGCACCTTTTAAAGCTTTTGTTGCTCAACGTGATAAATGGGCTATTGAAACTGCATATGTATATCCGGGTCCAATACAATATTTTGGTCCGACAGAAGTATGTGATCAACCTACTAAGACCTTGCAATTAGAGCAAGCTAAATAA
- the prmA gene encoding 50S ribosomal protein L11 methyltransferase: MKYLEFTFKTQPCTEIVNDVLSAVLGDAGFDSFIESDSGLTAYIQQVAFDEKTLKKAIKEFPIEKTEISYSWKEAEDKNWNEEWEKNFFQPIIIGNKCAIHSTFHKDIPKTEYDIIINPQMAFGTGHHETTSLIISELLEADLQGKSLLDMGCGTSILAILAQMRGAYPITAIDIDSWCVSNSKENIVLNHAIGIEVELGDASVLEKKGPFDIIIANINRNILLHDMPAYVARMNPNAELYMSGFYIEDISMIKDKAQSLGLKFIDSKEKNRWASIKLLKP; encoded by the coding sequence ATGAAATATTTAGAATTTACTTTTAAAACACAACCATGTACCGAAATAGTAAATGATGTTCTTTCCGCCGTATTGGGCGATGCAGGATTTGACAGCTTTATAGAATCAGACAGCGGTTTAACTGCCTACATCCAGCAAGTTGCGTTCGATGAGAAAACACTCAAAAAAGCGATTAAAGAATTCCCTATAGAAAAGACAGAGATTTCTTATTCGTGGAAGGAAGCTGAAGATAAGAATTGGAACGAAGAATGGGAAAAGAACTTCTTTCAACCAATTATTATTGGCAATAAATGTGCTATTCACAGCACTTTTCACAAAGATATTCCCAAAACAGAATATGATATCATTATTAATCCTCAAATGGCTTTTGGTACGGGACATCATGAAACAACAAGTCTCATTATTAGTGAATTATTAGAAGCTGATTTACAAGGAAAGTCACTGCTTGATATGGGGTGTGGTACCTCTATATTAGCTATTTTAGCGCAAATGCGTGGTGCTTATCCTATAACAGCCATTGACATTGACTCATGGTGTGTTAGTAATTCTAAAGAAAATATAGTTTTAAATCATGCTATCGGCATTGAGGTTGAGTTAGGAGATGCATCCGTATTAGAGAAAAAAGGTCCCTTTGATATCATCATAGCAAATATAAACAGAAATATTTTGCTCCATGACATGCCCGCTTATGTAGCGCGTATGAACCCAAATGCAGAACTTTATATGAGTGGTTTTTATATAGAAGATATTAGCATGATTAAAGACAAAGCTCAATCCTTGGGGTTGAAGTTCATAGATAGTAAAGAAAAAAACCGATGGGCTTCTATCAAGTTATTAAAACCTTGA
- a CDS encoding glycoside hydrolase family 25 protein — translation MSETTTGIYKSTSQKKRVPNSRSTRKGKRKKNIRSIPVWLRNLLAIFIILAFFSGFYYFFIRPYAYRWKPCSGQKEYGVCIPCCYDVHGIDISHYQGSIDWDKLRLNDTTNFPIQFIFMKATEGEALADDAFEQNFALARQYGLIRGAYHFFSPKADALKQAEFFIRKVELCPGDLPPVLDVELKGGKSKKELQESLKIWLKRIEMHYKVKPILYTSYKFKMKYLDDPVFDLYPYWIAHYYVDSVKYKGHWDFWQHTDVGVVQGIKEEVDLNVFNGTIERLKNMTLH, via the coding sequence ATGTCCGAAACTACCACAGGTATATACAAAAGTACATCTCAAAAAAAGAGAGTGCCAAATTCACGTTCTACTCGTAAGGGAAAACGTAAGAAAAATATACGTTCTATACCTGTGTGGCTTCGTAACTTGCTGGCGATTTTTATAATCTTGGCATTTTTCTCAGGTTTTTATTATTTTTTTATTCGTCCTTATGCTTATAGATGGAAACCTTGCAGCGGACAAAAGGAATATGGGGTATGTATACCTTGCTGTTATGATGTGCACGGCATTGATATCTCTCATTACCAAGGAAGTATTGATTGGGATAAATTAAGATTAAATGATACAACTAATTTTCCTATTCAATTTATTTTTATGAAAGCGACTGAAGGAGAAGCTTTAGCAGACGATGCTTTTGAACAAAATTTTGCTTTGGCACGTCAATACGGTCTTATTCGTGGAGCTTATCATTTCTTCTCTCCTAAAGCGGATGCATTGAAGCAAGCTGAGTTTTTTATTCGTAAAGTAGAGTTGTGCCCTGGAGATTTGCCTCCTGTGCTAGATGTAGAGCTTAAAGGTGGAAAAAGCAAAAAAGAATTGCAAGAGAGTTTGAAGATTTGGCTTAAACGCATAGAAATGCACTATAAAGTGAAACCTATTTTATATACATCTTATAAGTTTAAAATGAAATATTTAGATGATCCTGTATTTGATCTTTACCCATATTGGATAGCTCATTATTATGTTGACTCTGTGAAATATAAGGGACACTGGGATTTCTGGCAACATACCGATGTCGGTGTTGTGCAAGGCATTAAAGAAGAGGTTGATCTGAACGTTTTTAATGGTACCATAGAAAGACTTAAAAATATGACATTGCATTAA
- a CDS encoding 1-acyl-sn-glycerol-3-phosphate acyltransferase, whose translation MRKAIYGFIYHRILGWKERASALDYDKCIICAAPHTTNWDLFIGKLFYGTIGKRTSFMMKKEWFFFPIGIFFKAVGGIPVNRGRKTSLVDQMITHFAKNDKFHLAITPEGTRKANPNWKKGFYYIALKAQVPIVLVAIDYGTKTITAEKTIFPSGDIEKDMREIKLYYKQFKGKHPQNFSIGNID comes from the coding sequence ATGAGAAAAGCAATTTACGGTTTTATTTATCACCGCATATTGGGATGGAAAGAAAGAGCATCTGCACTCGATTACGATAAATGCATTATTTGCGCCGCTCCTCATACAACAAATTGGGATTTGTTCATAGGTAAACTATTCTATGGTACCATTGGGAAAAGAACAAGTTTCATGATGAAAAAAGAGTGGTTTTTCTTTCCTATTGGCATATTCTTTAAAGCTGTAGGTGGTATTCCGGTTAACAGAGGACGCAAAACATCTTTAGTGGACCAAATGATAACTCATTTTGCAAAAAATGATAAATTCCATTTAGCGATTACCCCCGAAGGCACGCGTAAAGCAAATCCTAATTGGAAAAAAGGGTTTTATTATATTGCATTGAAAGCTCAAGTACCAATTGTTCTTGTGGCCATTGACTACGGAACGAAAACAATCACAGCTGAAAAGACAATCTTCCCATCAGGTGATATTGAAAAAGATATGAGAGAAATCAAGTTATATTATAAACAATTTAAAGGAAAGCATCCTCAGAATTTTTCCATCGGAAACATAGACTAA